A window of Salmo trutta chromosome 5, fSalTru1.1, whole genome shotgun sequence contains these coding sequences:
- the LOC115194360 gene encoding perforin-1-like, with protein sequence MSGTQTSLVALLWLWGAWLSPVLSSCTTGRPAECKAALSAPGTNLAGEGFDVVTMERKQAYVIDVDTWRKTGNGTCTLCVNPFMDGQTQRLPAAVVDWRPSQKCNMKLASMVYDSSEAFVSSSQTEVDVSWKIGLDIMTPQAKGSVMVGGTHSRAAKTVMSQSKKDKYSFIKQDIHCSYYSYRLLDDPPLHPEFSRSLGLLPPLYTDKTKVDYRRFLDNFGTHFIKKVLLGGRVKSVTSLRVCQAALSGYNENEVKDCLEAEASVATSTGSAELNTETKFCKKDLQKRDTKDRFSSTFQERFTEVVGGQTDGTPDLLFSQTGGNSKAFADWASSLKTFPDVINYSLHPLHLLVKQAKKRAGLKKAVEDYILEHALVKHCSGKCKGGSSSSAHDSCQCVCKASKEMTSQCCPQEKGLAHLTVTVKNARGLWGDTTSQTDGFVKVFMDDKAMQTNVIYNNDNPAWNKALYFENVKLSLASELKFAVYDEDKHWFKWWNDLLGECSVRPILVGSHNSMCPMNHGTLYFSYKVDCAPGLGGSNCGEYVPSGMNSDLSDLYTSRNALNMTQDLLAHIRMGRPLGDPLAFVVKQKANGHLY encoded by the exons ATGTCAG GCACACAGACTTCTCTGGTTGCCCTGCTGTGGCTGTGGGGAGCGTGGCtgtcccctgtcctgtcctcgTGCACCACGGGCCGGCCAGCAGAGTGCAAGGCTGCGCTGTCAGCTCCCGGTACCAACCTGGCGGGCGAGGGTTTCGACGTTGTCACCATGGAACGTAAGCAGGCCTATGTCATCGACGTGGACACCTGGAGGAAGACCGGTAACGGGACCTGTACCCTCTGTGTTAACCCTTTCATGGATGGACAGACTCAGAGGCTGCCAGCGGCTGTGGTGGACTGGCGTCCCTCGCAGAAGTGCAACATGAAGTTAGCCAGCATGGTCTACGACTCCAGCGAGGCGTTTGTGAGCAGCAGCCAGACAgag GTAGATGTCAGTTGGAAGATTGGTCTGGACATTATGACCCCCCAGGCTAAGGGGTCGGTCATGGTGGGGGGCACCCACTCCAGAGCTGCCAAAACGGTGATGAGCCAGTCGAAGAAGGACAAGTACAGCTTCATCAAACAGGATATACACTGCTCTTATTACAG ttACCGCCTGCTAGATGACCCTCCCCTGCACCCTGAGTTCTCTCGCTCCCTGGGCCTCCTGCCCCCCCTCTACACTGACAAGACCAAGGTTGACTACAGACGTTTTCTTGACAACTTTGGCACCCACTTCATCAAGAAGGTTCTCCTGGGGGGGCGGGTGAAGAGTGTGACCTCCCTGCGAGTGTGCCAGGCGGCCCTGAGTGGCTACAATGAGAACGAG GTCAAGGACTGTCTTGAGGCTGAGGCCTCCGTCGCCACCAGTACCGGATCAGCTGAACTCAACACAGAGACCAAGTTCTGCAAGAAGGACCTTCAGAAACGTGACACCAAGGACCGCTTCAGCAGCACCTTCCAAGAGAG GTTTACCGAGGTGGTGGGGGGACAGACGGACGGGACGCCCGACCTGCTCTTCTCCCAAACGGGTGGAAACTCCAAGGCCTTCGCTGATTGGGCGAGCAGCCTGAAGACCTTTCCTGACGTCATCAACtactccctccaccccctccacctaTTGGTGAAGCAGGCCAAGAAGAGGGCTGGGCTGAAGAAGGCTGTGGAGGACTACATCCTGGAACACGCTCTGGTCAAGCACTGCTCTGGGAAGTGCAAGGGAGGCTCCAGCTCCAGTGCCCACGACTCCTGCCAGTGTGTGTGCAAGGCCAGCAAGGAGATGACAAGCCAGTGCTGCCCGCAGGAGAAGGGCCTGGCCCACCTTACAGTCACCGTGAAGAACGCCAGGGGCCTCTGGGGGGACACCACCTCCCAGACCGACGGCTTCGTCAAG GTGTTCATGGATGACAAAGCTATGCAGACTAATGTGATCTACAACAATGACAACCCTGCCTGGAACAAAGCCTTATACTTCGAAAACGTCAAGCTCTCCCTGGCGAGCGAGCTGAAGTTTGCTGTGTACGATGAAGACAAACACTGGTTCAAGTGGTGGAACGACCTTCTGGGGGAGTGCAGCGTCCGGCCCATCTTAGTGGGTTCTCACAACAGCATGTGTCCCATGAATCATGGAACCCTGTACTTTTCCTACAAGGTCGACTGTGCCCCAGGACTTGGGGGCTCCAACTGTGGGGAGTATGTCCCATCTGGGATGAACTCTGACCTCTCTGACCTCTACACCTCCCGCAATGCCCTCAACATGACCCAGGATCTGCTGGCTCACATCCGGATGGGCCGTCCCCTAGGAGACCCCCTGGCTTTCGTGGTTAAGCAGAAGGCTAATGGTCACCTTTACTGA